A genomic region of Dehalococcoidia bacterium contains the following coding sequences:
- a CDS encoding flavin reductase family protein, whose product MDTKALYLISYGMYIVCSKKGDKINGQTANTVIQVASEPPIISVCINKQNLTHEFITESKVFTASIVAQTAPLKLIGGFGFKSGRDVNKFEGVNYRLGQNGAPVILDNTLGYVEAKVIGSVDAKTHTVFIGEVTNAEVLAEGEPMTYAYYHQVKRGTTPKSAPHYQKD is encoded by the coding sequence ATGGATACAAAGGCTTTATACCTGATCAGCTACGGCATGTATATCGTATGTTCCAAGAAGGGCGATAAGATCAACGGCCAGACGGCCAACACCGTGATCCAGGTCGCCTCCGAGCCTCCGATTATATCGGTGTGCATCAACAAGCAGAACCTGACACACGAGTTCATAACGGAAAGCAAGGTCTTCACCGCCTCCATCGTCGCGCAGACAGCGCCGCTGAAGCTGATAGGCGGCTTCGGTTTCAAGTCGGGACGGGACGTGAACAAGTTCGAGGGCGTGAATTACAGGCTGGGGCAGAACGGCGCCCCTGTTATCCTCGATAATACGCTCGGTTATGTAGAGGCGAAAGTAATCGGTTCTGTCGACGCGAAAACACATACCGTATTTATCGGCGAGGTCACCAACGCCGAGGTGCTGGCGGAGGGCGAGCCGATGACCTATGCGTATTATCATCAGGTCAAGCGCGGC